A stretch of Episyrphus balteatus chromosome 2, idEpiBalt1.1, whole genome shotgun sequence DNA encodes these proteins:
- the LOC129908826 gene encoding protein canopy homolog 4, with amino-acid sequence MFFKILIGFCLANIVLSGPEENEGVKFASKCETCKILATELQERLSETGKSHDVLELGYSLDEVKPKKRTEYRRSELRLVESIENVCDRILEYNLHKERQDSTRFAKGMPQTFQALHGLVDKGVKVDLGIPYELWDKPPIEVTQMKTQCEYFLEKYEDAIEDWYFKHQEKPLIKHLCEEKALPKHDQKCLSEVASPLKDNHNESGNSNGDRSSKEEL; translated from the exons atgtttttcaaaatattaattggtTTTTGCCTAGCTAATATTGTTTTGAGTGGTCCAGAAGAAAATGAAGGAGTTAAATTTGCCAGTAAATGCGAAACGTGTAAAATCTTAGCCACGGAGTTACAGGAAAGGTTGAGTGAAACCGGCAAATCTCATGATGTTCTTGAACTTGG ttaCTCCTTAGACGAAGTCAAACCAAAGAAACGTACTGAATATCGTCGAAGCGAACTACGCCTCGTGGAATCTATTGAAAATGTTTGCGACCGAATTTTGGAGTACAATTTACATAAAGAACGACAAGACAGTACTCGATTTGCCAAAGGCATGCCCCAAACATTCCAGGCGCTACATGGTCTAGTAGACAAGGGTGTAAAAGTTGATTTAGGTATTCCGTATGAACTGTGGGATAAGCCACCAATCGAAGTCACGCAAATGAAGACGCAGTGCGAATACTTTCTAGAGAAATATGAAGATGCTATAGAAGACTGGTATTTTAAGCATCAAGAAAAGCCGCTTATAAAACATCTCTGCGAAGAAAAGGCTCTTCCAAAACATGACCAAAAATGTCTTTCTGAAGTTGCCTCACCTCTTAAAGACAACCACAATGAAAGCGGGAATTCCAATGGTGACAGGAGCAGCAAAGAAGAGTTGTAG